A stretch of Spirosoma oryzicola DNA encodes these proteins:
- the tpiA gene encoding triose-phosphate isomerase, translated as MRKKIVAGNWKMNKTFEEAKALLSEVINMVKDEVTGDVQVVLCPPSLYLTTSRQYIAPGGKISLGAQNCHEKASGAYTGEISAPMLQSIGVEYVILGHSERRQYFEETNAQLAEKVNSVLENGLTPIFCCGESRDLRENGDYIGFVKDQLTESLFHLSAESFSKVVIAYEPIWAIGTGLTASSAQAQDMHFELRQHIAGQYGDEVAQETSILYGGSANEKNAAELFAQPDVDGGLIGGASLKSREFTNVIKARQ; from the coding sequence ATGCGTAAAAAGATAGTTGCCGGTAACTGGAAAATGAACAAAACCTTCGAGGAAGCGAAAGCCCTGCTATCGGAGGTGATCAATATGGTTAAGGATGAAGTTACGGGGGACGTTCAGGTGGTGCTTTGTCCGCCTTCGTTGTACCTGACTACATCACGCCAGTACATCGCACCGGGTGGTAAGATTTCACTAGGAGCACAGAACTGCCACGAGAAAGCTTCGGGTGCTTACACAGGTGAAATTTCGGCACCGATGCTCCAGTCTATCGGCGTCGAATACGTCATCCTGGGTCATAGCGAACGGCGTCAGTATTTCGAAGAAACCAATGCGCAGTTGGCCGAAAAAGTCAATAGTGTACTTGAAAATGGCCTGACGCCAATTTTTTGCTGCGGTGAATCGCGCGATCTACGCGAAAACGGCGATTACATCGGTTTTGTAAAAGATCAGTTGACCGAAAGCCTTTTTCACCTGTCGGCTGAATCGTTCAGCAAAGTCGTTATTGCTTACGAACCCATCTGGGCTATCGGTACCGGCTTAACGGCTTCATCGGCGCAGGCGCAGGATATGCATTTCGAGCTTCGTCAGCACATTGCCGGACAGTATGGTGATGAGGTAGCGCAGGAAACGTCAATTTTATACGGCGGTAGCGCCAACGAGAAAAATGCGGCTGAGCTCTTCGCACAACCGGATGTTGACGGTGGTCTTATCGGTGGTGCTTCGCTCAAATCGCGCGAGTTTACCAACGTTATCAAGGCTCGCCAGTAA
- a CDS encoding cupin domain-containing protein, translating to MTAAYYVQKLQMEPHPEGGYFAETYRSAETIPHSALPDRFGGNRAFGTAIYFLLESHHVSALHRIQADEIWHFYAGGPLDVFVIDPTGELTVIRLGNKLEQGDVFQAVVPAGCWFGSKPAEGSAFSLVGCTVAPGFDFADFEMADRATLLEEYPQHRAVIEQLTEVYIPKL from the coding sequence ATGACAGCTGCTTACTACGTCCAGAAATTACAGATGGAGCCCCATCCAGAGGGCGGTTATTTCGCCGAAACCTACCGGTCAGCCGAAACGATTCCACATTCGGCCTTGCCTGATCGATTCGGCGGTAATCGTGCGTTTGGAACGGCGATTTATTTTTTGCTGGAAAGCCACCACGTTTCTGCGCTCCACCGAATACAGGCTGACGAAATCTGGCATTTCTACGCGGGTGGACCACTAGACGTTTTCGTAATCGATCCAACCGGCGAACTGACAGTTATTCGTTTGGGCAACAAGCTGGAACAGGGCGACGTATTTCAGGCGGTTGTTCCGGCGGGCTGCTGGTTTGGCTCGAAGCCCGCCGAGGGTAGCGCTTTTTCGCTCGTGGGCTGCACTGTTGCGCCGGGTTTCGACTTTGCCGATTTCGAAATGGCTGATCGCGCTACACTTCTTGAGGAATACCCTCAACACCGGGCGGTTATCGAGCAGCTAACGGAAGTTTACATTCCCAAACTTTGA
- a CDS encoding RNA polymerase sigma factor, with product MEPKPYPDRHADLVRRCQQGERRAQYELYQQYVKAMYNVCLRILNHEAEAEDVLQEAFMDAFNHISSFRGQSTFGAWLKQIVVNRAINHLRSRRLELVDMDSNRFGEDDGPDFADPEPYDEEGTQLEVERVRRAMQLLPEGYRVVLSLYLFEGYDHEEIGNVLNISETTSRTQYLRGKKRLLELLQ from the coding sequence TTGGAACCTAAACCATACCCAGATCGCCATGCTGACTTGGTCAGGCGCTGCCAACAGGGTGAGCGACGGGCTCAATATGAACTTTACCAGCAGTACGTCAAAGCGATGTACAACGTCTGCCTCCGTATTCTCAATCACGAGGCTGAGGCCGAAGACGTATTGCAGGAAGCGTTCATGGATGCGTTCAATCACATCAGTTCGTTCCGGGGGCAGAGTACTTTCGGGGCTTGGCTAAAGCAGATTGTGGTTAACCGGGCCATTAATCACCTGCGTAGTCGTCGCCTGGAACTCGTCGATATGGATTCAAATCGGTTTGGTGAAGACGATGGTCCCGACTTTGCCGATCCGGAACCCTACGACGAAGAAGGGACTCAGCTTGAAGTAGAACGGGTTAGGCGAGCGATGCAGTTGCTTCCAGAAGGGTACCGGGTTGTTTTGTCGCTGTATTTATTTGAGGGGTACGATCACGAAGAGATAGGCAATGTGTTGAATATTAGCGAAACAACATCCCGAACACAATATCTGCGGGGTAAAAAACGGTTGTTAGAATTATTGCAATGA
- a CDS encoding S46 family peptidase: MHRINLRSTLFVSALFTTLTGALLAQSTEPYPGTAPADQVDSTKGGPLDLGKMWTFDTPPKEFFTKTYGFKPDDKWFDEARLASLRFADYCSASFVSANGLVMTNHHCARESGTGVTRKGEDLNATGFFAKTLTEERKVDGLFVDQLVKIEDITKRVQDAMNGVGNEQAQLQAREQALSTIKQEYSTKAGWQGLELQTITFYNGGRYALYGFKRYNDVRLVFMPELQLGFFGGDYDNFTYPRYALDCSFFRVYDNGKPLQTTHFFKFNTNGIRDGEPIFVIGNPGHTERLKTVAELEFDRDLQTPATIQLLRNRSAALQAYNATAKNDSILNEIFSYENSLKAYGGQLAGLRDASLLARKANFEHQFQTAAKAKNLPADQLKTWDDIATNTAQLRSLFKDANYLAPSERIMGEYLTFANVLTQFGELLTSRPQDAESARSLLVSPNVKSAVLEEAYLTAHLTEAQTGLGNDDPYVKTALGMVAGKPRTPKEAAAYLLKTTKLSNPAFIKELATRPGSIAASDDPMLVLARIGFPRYVAAARQARQISQRQEVLRGQLGRMLYDVYGAAVPPDATFSLRINDGVVQSYNYNGTKAPIMTTFSGLYDRNYSFADKAPWNLPARWKNPPAALLKEPMCFISTNDIIGGNSGSPMINKNREAVGLAFDGNMESLPGEFIFVPDANRTISVHTGGIIAAMRYIYKADRLVSELTGGTSANSTGKVSTKK, from the coding sequence ATGCACAGGATTAACCTTCGCTCTACACTGTTTGTAAGTGCGCTATTCACCACCCTCACAGGTGCACTTTTAGCACAATCAACCGAGCCTTATCCCGGAACCGCCCCGGCGGATCAAGTCGATAGTACCAAAGGCGGTCCACTCGACTTGGGGAAAATGTGGACTTTCGATACCCCACCGAAGGAGTTTTTCACGAAGACATACGGCTTCAAACCAGACGATAAGTGGTTTGATGAGGCCCGGCTCGCATCGCTACGTTTTGCCGATTACTGTTCGGCTTCATTTGTTTCCGCCAACGGGCTGGTCATGACAAACCATCACTGCGCCCGCGAGTCAGGAACGGGGGTTACGCGCAAAGGAGAAGATCTGAACGCAACCGGCTTTTTTGCGAAAACCCTCACCGAAGAGCGTAAGGTAGACGGTTTGTTCGTCGATCAGCTCGTCAAGATTGAGGATATTACGAAACGTGTTCAGGACGCAATGAACGGCGTAGGCAACGAGCAGGCGCAGTTGCAGGCCCGCGAACAAGCATTGTCAACAATCAAGCAGGAATACAGCACAAAAGCAGGCTGGCAGGGGCTGGAATTGCAGACGATTACGTTTTACAACGGCGGGCGGTATGCGCTGTACGGCTTTAAACGCTACAACGACGTTCGGCTTGTATTTATGCCCGAATTGCAGCTCGGCTTCTTTGGTGGCGACTACGACAATTTTACTTACCCCCGCTACGCGCTTGACTGCTCTTTTTTTCGGGTGTACGACAACGGCAAGCCACTCCAGACTACGCACTTTTTTAAATTCAATACCAACGGTATCCGCGACGGCGAACCAATTTTTGTGATTGGTAACCCCGGTCACACCGAACGGCTCAAGACCGTTGCCGAGCTGGAATTTGACCGCGATTTGCAGACACCCGCAACCATTCAGCTGTTGCGTAACCGCTCGGCTGCTCTACAAGCTTATAATGCTACGGCCAAAAACGACAGCATCTTAAACGAGATCTTCAGCTATGAAAACAGCCTGAAAGCCTACGGTGGGCAACTGGCGGGTTTGCGCGATGCAAGTTTACTGGCCCGTAAGGCCAACTTCGAGCATCAGTTTCAGACGGCGGCCAAAGCCAAAAACCTACCCGCCGATCAGCTAAAAACGTGGGACGATATTGCCACCAATACGGCTCAGTTGCGTAGTCTGTTCAAGGATGCAAACTACCTGGCCCCCAGCGAGCGAATTATGGGTGAATACCTCACCTTTGCGAATGTGCTGACCCAATTTGGTGAGCTGTTGACTTCCCGTCCGCAGGATGCGGAAAGTGCCCGTTCGCTTCTGGTATCGCCAAACGTAAAAAGCGCTGTTCTGGAAGAAGCGTACCTGACCGCTCACCTGACCGAAGCTCAGACTGGCCTGGGTAACGACGACCCTTACGTAAAAACGGCGTTGGGAATGGTTGCGGGCAAACCCCGAACGCCTAAAGAGGCAGCGGCTTACTTGCTTAAAACAACTAAACTGAGCAATCCGGCCTTTATAAAAGAACTGGCTACGCGGCCCGGCTCAATTGCGGCCTCCGACGATCCGATGCTGGTACTTGCCCGCATTGGCTTCCCACGCTATGTGGCCGCAGCCCGTCAGGCACGACAAATCTCGCAACGGCAGGAGGTACTGCGCGGCCAATTAGGGCGGATGCTGTACGACGTATACGGCGCTGCCGTGCCACCCGACGCTACTTTTTCGCTCCGTATCAATGACGGCGTGGTTCAGAGCTATAATTACAACGGCACCAAAGCACCGATCATGACCACGTTTTCGGGCTTATACGACCGTAATTATTCATTTGCCGATAAAGCACCCTGGAATCTACCCGCCCGCTGGAAGAATCCACCGGCGGCCTTGTTGAAGGAGCCAATGTGTTTTATTTCAACCAACGATATTATTGGCGGCAATTCAGGAAGTCCTATGATCAACAAAAATCGGGAAGCAGTCGGTCTGGCTTTCGACGGAAACATGGAAAGCCTGCCGGGCGAGTTCATTTTTGTACCCGACGCAAACCGAACCATCTCGGTTCATACTGGTGGTATTATAGCCGCTATGCGCTACATCTACAAAGCAGATCGGTTGGTAAGCGAGTTGACCGGCGGTACTTCTGCGAATTCGACGGGTAAAGTATCGACGAAAAAGTAA
- a CDS encoding NAD(P)/FAD-dependent oxidoreductase — protein sequence MLQFDKLSLNIPDTTKPRVVIIGGGFGGMNLAKSLKNKDVQVVLLDKQNYNGFWPLLYQVATAGLEPDAIAEPFRKMFDGFEDFHYRMVRVNKIDPAAKTVTTTIGDLHYDYLVIATGTKSNFFGNEQIKKYSFPLKTIPEALNVRSQFLQCFEQASVTTDPVERQSLLTFVIAGAGPTGVEMAGSLAEMRKHVLPSDYPGLDFSQMKIYIVEGLGKVLPPMSDEAGQKSQRYLEDLGVIIKLNTLVESYDGDTVTFKGGEQIRTQTLVWGAGVTGALIDGIPAESIEKGRVLVDPINRVIGLNDVFAIGDIAFMKLEKYPRGHPGVAQPAIQQGVHLAKNLRRLMKNEPTEPFEYFDKGSLAIVGRSRAVADLPGNIHLGGFIAWISWLFVHIWYLVGFRSKLIVFSNWIYRLFTYERGTRIIIRPFVRKDDKVGQEILLKNEMS from the coding sequence ATGCTCCAATTTGATAAACTTTCGCTGAATATACCTGATACTACCAAACCGCGCGTCGTCATTATCGGCGGAGGATTTGGTGGTATGAACTTAGCCAAAAGCCTGAAAAATAAAGATGTTCAGGTAGTGTTGCTCGACAAACAAAATTACAACGGTTTCTGGCCCCTGCTGTATCAGGTAGCAACCGCCGGACTTGAACCGGATGCTATTGCCGAACCCTTCCGGAAAATGTTTGACGGCTTCGAGGATTTCCATTACCGGATGGTGCGTGTCAACAAAATTGATCCAGCAGCTAAAACGGTAACCACGACCATCGGCGACTTGCATTACGACTATCTGGTCATTGCTACGGGAACAAAATCAAACTTCTTCGGCAATGAACAGATCAAGAAATATTCGTTTCCGTTAAAGACTATTCCTGAAGCGCTCAATGTGAGAAGCCAGTTCCTGCAATGCTTCGAACAGGCCAGCGTCACCACCGATCCAGTTGAACGGCAGAGTCTGCTGACGTTTGTTATTGCCGGAGCGGGACCGACCGGTGTTGAGATGGCTGGCTCACTAGCCGAGATGCGGAAACACGTTCTACCGAGCGATTATCCCGGTCTGGATTTCAGTCAGATGAAAATATACATCGTGGAGGGGCTGGGCAAGGTACTACCACCGATGTCGGATGAAGCCGGGCAAAAATCGCAGCGGTATCTCGAAGATCTGGGCGTTATTATCAAGCTAAATACGCTTGTCGAATCGTACGACGGCGATACGGTAACGTTTAAAGGCGGTGAGCAAATCAGAACGCAAACCCTGGTTTGGGGAGCGGGCGTAACCGGAGCTCTAATCGACGGTATTCCAGCCGAATCCATTGAAAAGGGCCGAGTGCTGGTAGACCCCATCAACCGCGTCATAGGTCTGAACGATGTATTTGCCATCGGTGATATTGCGTTCATGAAACTGGAAAAGTATCCAAGAGGTCATCCAGGGGTGGCTCAGCCCGCCATTCAACAGGGTGTGCACCTTGCGAAAAACCTACGCCGACTGATGAAGAACGAGCCAACGGAACCGTTCGAGTACTTCGACAAAGGATCACTGGCGATTGTAGGCCGTAGCCGTGCCGTGGCTGACCTACCGGGAAATATTCACCTCGGTGGTTTTATTGCCTGGATCTCCTGGCTTTTTGTGCACATCTGGTACCTGGTCGGCTTCCGTAGCAAACTGATTGTTTTCAGTAACTGGATCTACCGATTGTTCACATACGAACGGGGTACCCGGATCATCATCCGACCTTTTGTTCGGAAAGATGATAAGGTCGGTCAGGAAATTCTCCTGAAAAACGAAATGAGTTAA
- a CDS encoding TonB-dependent receptor: MRFGLYALVSFFYLYNNVWAQKVTNRATISGYVREIGSQEALIGVNVYIPGTTTGTTTNTYGFYSLTLPAQDSVRLAYSFVGYETVTRASQLRANQTISVALTPGRALAEVNVPAESTGEKVSESAQMSAIDIPIAQIKKIPAFLGEKDVLKVLQLMPGVQKGSEGQTGIYVRGGGPDQNLIILDDAVVYNASHLFGFFSVFNGDAIKSVELIKGGFPARYGGRLSSVIEMNLKDGNREKLHGEGGIGLIASRLTLEGPLTKNKKSSFLISGRRTYLDILAAPLINAETRGQTKIGYFFYDLNAKANYDLSDKDKLYLSGYFGRDKFHARDRTQNTDTDLSWGNATSTLRWNHLFSQKLFSNLSLIYSDYKFQIASIERGTVDNQLYSLQYNSGIRDFSLKYDFDYYPSPEHSVKVGVQGTYHRFTPSAVVLQNSAINQLNSTINTIDVTESGVYAEDIWRPSSRWRINGGLRLSYFQQKDVGYFRPEPRLSGAYTLRPDLSVKASYALMNQYVHLLSNTGIGLPTDLWVPTTDRVKPQQSQQVAVGIAKDFTTGSSFTKGLALTIEGYYKTMDNIINYKEGASFLLINDPTSANSVRWEDNVTAGRGWSYGAEFLLQKKVGRFSGWAGYTLSWTQWQFAELNNGRPYYPRYDRRHDVSLVGIYELNKRITLSATWVYGTGNALTMPISRYDAYRAGASYLYDNDGRGIIQSLLQNSRPVDDYGTQRNRFRAEPYHRFDVSIQFHKQKKHHERTWEISMYNLYNRRNPYFYRLEAVDPLSTEPSRIGLFRYSVFPIVPSVSYNFKF; the protein is encoded by the coding sequence ATGCGTTTTGGTCTTTACGCTCTAGTGAGCTTTTTCTATCTGTATAACAATGTATGGGCTCAGAAAGTGACCAATCGGGCAACTATAAGCGGTTATGTGCGCGAAATAGGGAGCCAGGAAGCTCTAATTGGCGTAAACGTTTACATTCCCGGCACGACGACAGGTACCACAACGAATACGTACGGATTTTACTCGCTGACGCTGCCTGCGCAGGATAGCGTTCGATTGGCCTACTCATTCGTCGGTTACGAAACGGTTACGCGTGCCAGTCAACTACGCGCTAATCAAACAATCAGTGTAGCGCTTACGCCCGGACGCGCCTTAGCAGAGGTGAACGTGCCCGCCGAATCGACGGGTGAAAAAGTTAGCGAGAGTGCTCAGATGAGTGCAATCGATATTCCAATTGCGCAGATCAAAAAGATACCGGCTTTTCTGGGAGAGAAAGACGTGTTGAAAGTGCTTCAGCTGATGCCGGGTGTTCAGAAAGGTTCTGAGGGGCAGACCGGCATTTACGTGCGGGGTGGGGGACCGGACCAGAACCTAATTATTCTGGACGACGCCGTCGTGTACAATGCCAGCCATCTATTCGGCTTCTTTTCTGTATTCAACGGTGATGCGATCAAGAGCGTCGAGTTAATAAAAGGAGGCTTTCCGGCACGGTACGGTGGGCGGTTGTCGTCGGTAATCGAAATGAACCTGAAAGATGGTAACCGCGAAAAGCTCCACGGCGAAGGCGGTATCGGGCTAATCGCGTCGCGGCTGACGCTCGAAGGCCCCCTGACCAAAAACAAGAAAAGCTCCTTTCTGATATCGGGTCGTCGTACGTATCTGGATATTCTGGCGGCTCCGCTTATCAATGCCGAAACGCGTGGTCAGACAAAGATTGGGTATTTCTTCTACGACCTTAACGCCAAGGCAAATTACGACCTGAGCGATAAAGACAAATTGTACCTAAGCGGCTACTTTGGCCGGGATAAGTTTCATGCCCGTGACAGAACCCAGAACACGGATACCGACTTGAGTTGGGGCAATGCCACCAGTACACTTCGCTGGAATCACCTCTTCAGTCAAAAACTGTTCTCGAATCTGTCGCTGATTTATAGTGATTACAAGTTTCAAATTGCGTCTATCGAACGGGGAACGGTAGACAATCAGCTGTATTCGCTTCAATACAATTCGGGAATTCGGGATTTCTCGCTTAAGTACGACTTCGATTATTATCCGTCGCCTGAACACTCGGTAAAAGTTGGCGTCCAGGGAACGTATCACCGCTTTACACCCAGCGCCGTTGTCTTGCAAAACAGTGCGATCAACCAGCTGAACAGCACCATAAATACTATCGACGTTACCGAATCCGGGGTTTATGCGGAGGATATCTGGCGACCTTCGAGCCGGTGGCGCATCAATGGTGGGTTACGCCTGAGCTATTTCCAACAAAAAGACGTTGGCTATTTCCGCCCGGAACCGCGCCTTTCTGGTGCTTATACACTCCGACCCGATTTGTCTGTCAAGGCGTCCTATGCGTTGATGAACCAGTACGTTCATTTGCTTTCAAATACCGGAATCGGCCTGCCAACCGATTTGTGGGTTCCTACTACCGACCGGGTAAAGCCGCAGCAATCGCAGCAAGTGGCGGTTGGCATTGCAAAAGATTTTACGACCGGGAGTTCGTTCACCAAAGGTTTGGCATTGACCATCGAAGGTTACTACAAGACGATGGACAACATTATTAACTATAAAGAAGGAGCCAGCTTTTTGTTGATCAATGACCCTACTTCGGCGAATAGCGTACGCTGGGAGGATAATGTGACCGCTGGCAGGGGCTGGTCCTACGGCGCAGAATTTCTATTGCAAAAGAAAGTCGGGCGGTTTTCAGGTTGGGCGGGCTACACGCTCTCCTGGACGCAGTGGCAATTTGCCGAGTTGAACAATGGTCGGCCTTATTACCCACGCTACGACCGTCGTCATGATGTTTCGCTGGTTGGTATCTATGAACTAAACAAACGAATCACGTTGTCAGCAACTTGGGTGTACGGTACAGGAAACGCGCTTACCATGCCGATCTCCCGGTACGATGCCTACCGGGCGGGTGCTAGCTACCTGTATGACAACGACGGACGCGGTATTATACAGTCGCTTCTTCAAAATAGCCGCCCGGTCGATGATTACGGAACGCAGAGAAACCGGTTTCGGGCTGAGCCCTACCACCGCTTCGACGTAAGTATTCAGTTTCATAAGCAGAAAAAACACCACGAACGAACCTGGGAAATAAGCATGTACAACCTGTACAATCGTCGTAACCCTTATTTCTATCGGTTAGAAGCCGTCGATCCATTATCTACTGAGCCGTCGCGGATTGGGTTATTTCGTTACTCGGTTTTTCCAATCGTCCCGTCGGTGAGTTACAATTTCAAGTTTTAA
- a CDS encoding DUF4249 domain-containing protein, with protein sequence MRTKLFFVFTILIGLTGLLTGCDSLRNEVDPSVLGAESPRLVVHGFLSPQSRVLAVRVTRSQTVVGDSVGGAVTIDDSLADEADDVVDAVVTISEGGRSVNLRYKANGLPYYSARAGELLITVGKTYTLTVQTPNGERATSSCTIPGPVDLTSIRFDSLQSGRIQRYFVRARWYDVANQTNYYQVTGAFRFIADCPECTTKPGYIEREEFSNLSFDDNSRGLLTDADGNDEMISGRAYLNGANVDTQLPFRRQYKTATVTMNLLNIEPSYYQYWTAVIRQRRTRGNPFAEPVMIPSNIQGGLGCFAGYSNSTLTLRIK encoded by the coding sequence ATGCGTACGAAGCTATTTTTTGTCTTTACTATCCTTATTGGATTGACCGGTTTATTAACGGGTTGCGATAGCTTGCGCAACGAAGTTGATCCATCTGTGCTGGGAGCCGAATCGCCACGGTTGGTTGTGCATGGGTTTTTATCTCCGCAAAGTAGGGTGCTTGCCGTTCGGGTGACACGCTCGCAAACGGTAGTCGGCGACAGCGTTGGGGGAGCAGTAACGATTGATGATTCGTTGGCAGATGAAGCCGACGATGTGGTTGATGCTGTCGTTACGATCTCCGAAGGGGGACGGTCGGTGAACTTACGCTACAAAGCGAATGGGCTACCGTATTACAGTGCTCGGGCGGGAGAGCTACTAATTACAGTTGGTAAAACGTATACGCTTACGGTTCAAACGCCCAACGGCGAGCGGGCCACGAGTAGCTGTACGATACCCGGACCCGTTGATCTTACGAGCATACGATTTGATTCATTACAGTCGGGTAGAATACAGCGCTATTTTGTCCGGGCTCGCTGGTACGATGTTGCCAATCAAACCAATTACTACCAGGTTACGGGAGCGTTCCGCTTTATTGCCGATTGCCCTGAATGCACTACTAAACCGGGTTATATAGAACGGGAAGAGTTTAGTAATTTGTCGTTTGACGATAATAGTCGGGGGCTACTTACCGATGCGGATGGGAATGACGAAATGATTTCTGGGCGAGCTTACTTAAACGGGGCAAACGTAGATACACAACTGCCGTTCAGGAGGCAATACAAAACGGCAACTGTAACCATGAACTTGCTTAACATCGAACCAAGCTATTATCAATACTGGACAGCGGTGATTCGGCAGCGACGTACTCGCGGCAACCCCTTTGCTGAACCCGTTATGATTCCGAGCAATATTCAGGGAGGACTAGGCTGCTTTGCCGGCTACAGCAATTCGACGTTAACGCTACGAATAAAGTAA
- a CDS encoding chorismate mutase, whose product MKVELAVEPLGSWIETNGKPLIIAGPCSAETEDQLVETARQLKELGAVHVIRAGVWKPRTRPGSFEGMGEAALPWIQRAKAETGLPFAVEVATPEHIELALKYGVDILWVGARTTVNPFNVQEIADALRGVDVPVLVKNPVNPDLALWVGAFERLAGAGIKKLGAIHRGFATGEASKYRNVPMWQMAIELKSIFPQLPIIGDPSHMAGKRAYLNELAQMAMDLNYDGLIVESHIDPDKAWSDAAQQLTPAAFGEMLDHLQIRQVESQNLEFQGFMDQSRRSIDNVDRQIVEMLAARMALVERLAEYKRDNNVTLFQPDRWKEILKTRTELGQKLGLYPELVEEIYKIIHMESIRKQTEIINSTVQGV is encoded by the coding sequence ATGAAAGTAGAATTAGCCGTAGAGCCGCTTGGATCGTGGATTGAGACCAACGGCAAGCCCCTGATCATCGCTGGCCCATGCAGCGCCGAGACGGAAGATCAGTTAGTAGAAACCGCCCGCCAGTTGAAAGAACTAGGGGCTGTTCATGTTATTCGTGCAGGCGTATGGAAGCCACGCACCCGGCCAGGTAGCTTTGAAGGGATGGGCGAAGCCGCTCTACCCTGGATTCAGCGCGCCAAAGCCGAAACGGGCTTGCCGTTTGCCGTTGAAGTAGCAACTCCCGAACATATCGAGTTAGCGCTGAAATACGGCGTTGATATTCTGTGGGTTGGCGCACGTACCACCGTTAACCCATTTAACGTACAGGAAATTGCCGATGCCCTGCGCGGTGTTGATGTACCTGTTCTGGTTAAAAACCCGGTTAACCCTGATTTAGCGTTATGGGTAGGCGCGTTCGAGCGTCTGGCCGGAGCCGGTATCAAAAAGTTGGGCGCTATTCACCGTGGGTTTGCTACGGGCGAAGCCAGCAAATACCGTAATGTGCCAATGTGGCAGATGGCGATTGAGCTTAAGTCTATTTTCCCTCAGCTGCCTATCATCGGTGATCCAAGCCACATGGCGGGTAAGCGCGCTTATCTGAACGAACTGGCTCAGATGGCTATGGATCTCAACTATGACGGTCTAATCGTTGAATCGCACATCGATCCTGATAAAGCGTGGAGTGATGCCGCTCAGCAGTTGACGCCAGCCGCGTTTGGCGAAATGCTCGACCATCTGCAAATCCGCCAGGTTGAATCGCAGAATCTGGAGTTCCAGGGCTTCATGGATCAATCACGTCGCAGCATCGATAACGTAGACCGTCAGATTGTAGAAATGCTGGCTGCTCGTATGGCATTGGTTGAGCGTCTGGCTGAGTACAAGCGCGATAACAACGTGACGCTGTTCCAGCCTGATCGTTGGAAAGAAATCTTGAAAACGCGTACCGAACTGGGTCAAAAATTAGGTCTGTATCCTGAACTGGTGGAAGAGATTTACAAAATCATCCACATGGAGTCGATTCGGAAACAAACCGAAATCATAAACAGTACCGTACAGGGCGTATAA